A single window of Labrus mixtus chromosome 23, fLabMix1.1, whole genome shotgun sequence DNA harbors:
- the LOC132958633 gene encoding dynactin subunit 6-like encodes MSDAKQIAAQKSAKIAAGAVVCVESEIRGDVTIGARTVVHPKARIIAEAGPIVIGEGNLIEEQALIINSYPENIMPDTEGVEPKTMTIGTNNVFEVACVSQALKIGDNNVIESKADLGRNVILTSGCIVGACCQVNTCEVVPENTVVYGSNCIRRVQSEKPQPQTLQLDFLMKILPNYHHLKKTTKGGSTPVRN; translated from the exons ATGTCAGACGCCAAGCAAATCGCGGCACAAAAAAG TGCTAAGATAGCAGCTGgagctgttgtgtgtgttgagagTGAAATAAGAGGAGATGTGACCATTG gtgctAGAACAGTTGTCCACCCCAAAGCACGGATTATAGCAGAGGCAGGACCTATTGTCATTGGAGAGGGTAATCTAATAGAGGAGCAGGCGCTTATCATTAACAG ttATCCAGAGAATATCATGCCGGATACAGAGGGAGTGGAGCCAAAAACCATGACAATTGGGACCAACAATGTGTTTGAAGTTGCATGTG TCTCTCAAGCGTTAAAAATCGGGGACAATAATGTGATTGAGTCCAAAG CTGATCTTGGGAGAAACGTGATCCTGACCAGTGGGTGCATCGTCGGCGCATGCTGCCAGGTCAACACATGTGAGGTCGTGCCTGAGAACACAGTCGTGTACGGTTCAAACTGCATCAGGCGCGTGCAGAGCGAAAAGCCACAG CCTCAGACTCTGCAGCTGGACTTCCTCATGAAGATTCTGCCAAACTATCACCACCTGAAGAAGACAACCAAGGGAGGCAGCACGCCTGTGAGGAACTAA